One Lycium ferocissimum isolate CSIRO_LF1 unplaced genomic scaffold, AGI_CSIRO_Lferr_CH_V1 ctg18706, whole genome shotgun sequence genomic window carries:
- the LOC132042874 gene encoding uncharacterized protein LOC132042874, translated as MERLLDIVHVQDTSALSLKRAIVNLLAQHSLSLSYVRGQCYDGASNMKGEINGLKMLIRKESRSAHSIHCCAHQLQLNLVAVSKKCIEVGKLVVLVSNILNVLGSSFKRMDEFRDSQKERIQEALDLGELTTGRGLNQELGLSRACDTRWGSHFKSFNNFILMFGSILNVLESLVLDARLLDERAKAMGYLEACRTYEVAFMLHLMSDVLAITNELNKCLQKKEQDLANAMLLVEYDILVPNFEKPYVSSLRSRRRLGDNNVSYHYRVEVFCNIIDWQLQELKDLFGEVTSDLLHVISCLNPIDSFSSFDIRKIMKMAKLYLDDFNEFNMGPLENQLASYIIDVRDVDERLYAVKKLLWCSIVLCLRLLMLRIRCNLLFWVTYDFPLDVREKLRHQWGSDCKGQAQKRTGTYEMSLS; from the exons ATGGAGAGGCTTCTTGACATTGTTCATGTTCAAGATACTAGTGCTTTATCTTTAAAGAGGGCAATTGTTAATTTACTTGCTCAACATTCCTTAAGTCTATCATATGTGCGTGGACAATGTTACGATGGGGCAAGCAATATGAAAGGTGAGATCAATGGCCTTAAAATGTTGATTAGGAAAGAAAGTAGATCGGCCCATTCCATTCATTGTTGTGCTCATCAACTTCAACTAAATCTTGTTGCGGTCTCGAAAAAATGTATTGAAGTGGGAAAACTTGTTGTATTggtttcaaatattttgaatGTATTGGGATCTTCTTTTAAGCGTATGGATGAATTTCGAGATtctcaaaaagaaagaattcaaGAGGCATTAGATTTGGGTGAGCTTACAACCGGTAGGGGCTTGAATCAAGAACTTGGTCTTTCAAGAGCTTGTGATACGCGTTGGGGATCTCATTTTAAATCTTTCAACAATTTTATTCTTATGTTTGGCTCTATTCTTAATGTTCTTGAATCACTTGTTCTTGATGCACGATTATTGGATGAAAGAGCCAAGGCAATGGGATATCTCGAAGCTTGTCGAACATATGAGGTTGCGTTCATGTTGCATTTGATGAGTGATGTTTTAGCAATCACAAATGAGCTTAATAAATGCTTACAAAAAAAGGAGCAAGATTTGGCAAATGCCATGCTACTTGTTGAA TATGACATTTTGGTACCTAACTTTGAGAAGCCATATGTTAGCTCTTTAAGATCACGAAGGAGACTTGGTGACAATAATGTCTCTTATCATTATCGTGTTGAGGTATTTTGCAATATTATTGATTGGCAACTTCAAGAACTTAAAGATCTTTTTGGCGAAGTGACGAGTGATTTGCTTCATGTAATTTCTTGTTTGAATCCAATTGACTCATTTTCAAGTTTTGACATcaggaaaataatgaaaatggctAAATTATATCTTGATGACTTTAATGAATTCAATATGGGTCCTCTTGAGAATCAACTTGCAAGTTACATTATTGATGTTCGTGATGTTGATGAAAG GTTATATGCGGTGAAAAAGCTATTATGGTGCTCTATTGTGTTGTGCTTGAG GTTACTGATGTTGCGAATTAGATGCAATCTCTTGTTTTGGGTAACGTATGATTTCCCACTGGATGTTAGAGAAAAGCTAAGGCATCAATGGGGATCTGACTGCAAAGGTCAAGCACAGAAGCG GACTGGTACCTATGAAATGTCATTATCCTAA